In Blastococcus saxobsidens DD2, the genomic stretch GCCGTGTTCGTCACCCTGCTGCCGCTGGTCCTCAACCGCTACAGCGACCTGCTGCCCCTGCTGGCGCAGCCGGGGACCAGCGGCCTCAGCGCGGCCGACCTGAGCCGGATCATCTACGGCCTCGCCATCATCCTCATCCTCCTCTTCGCCCACGACGGACTGGCCGGCCTCGCGCGCCGGTTGCGGGGCTCCCGTCGCGTGGCGGATCCGGCGACCGATCCCGACCAACCGATGTCCGACCCGTCCACGACCAAGGAGCTGGCCCGATGAAGAGACCACTGATCACGAGCACCTGCCTGGCGCTCGCGCTGGCCGCCACCAGCTGCGGGAAGGCCGAGGAGCAGGGGGGTGGGGCAGTCGGCGGCGGCGGCGAAGGCGGTGCCACCGCCGCAGCACCGGGCGTCACCGAGGACACGATCACGCTGGGCGCGCTCATGGATCTGACCGCGGTCTTCGCTGCGAACAGCAGGTCGATCCTGCAGGGCGCCAACCTCTACTGGGACTCGGTCAACGCCGACGGCGGTGTCTGCGGGCGCGAGGTCGAGCTCGACGTCCAGGACCACGGGTACGACCCCCAGCAGGCGGTCTCGCTGTACCAGACCATGTCCGACAACGTGCTCGCCATCGCGCCCGTCCTCGGTTCGTCGGTGATCACGGCGCTGCGCCCCTCCTTCGAGGAGGACGACATGCTCGTGGGCATGGCGGCGTGGACCTCCGACGTCCTGCCGGACCCGCGCTTCCAGATCACCGGGACGACGTACGACGTGGAGACGATCAACGCGATCGACTGGTTGACCCGCGAGCACGGGCTGCAGAGCGGCGATTCGATCGGCGTCGTCTACTTCGAGGGTGACTTCGGCGGCAGCTCGTTGCGCGGCGCCGAGTACGCCGCGGAGGAGCTGGGGCTGACCGTCGTCCCGCACCAGATCAAGCCCAGCGACACCGACCTCTCGGCACAGGTGAACGCGATGGCCAACGAGGGGGTCGACGCGATCATCGTCGCGGCGGCGTCTCCCCAGACGGCCTCCATCGCCAGCGTGGCGCAGTCCATCGGGCTCGACGTGCCCATCGTGGGCAACGCGCCTGCCTTCACGCCGAACCTGATGGACACGCCGGCCGGACCGGCGCTGGAGGAGAACTTCTACACCTCGACGTCGATGGCGCCGCCGTCCCTCGACGAGGAGGGCGTGACGGAGTTCCTCACCGCCTACGAGGCGGAGTACCCCGACGAGGAGCCGATCCAGAACGGTGCGATGTACGGCTACGCGTCGGCGCAGATCATGCACGAGGTCCTCATGCGTGCCTGCGAGGAGGACGACCTCACCCGGGAAGGCCTGCTGGACGCGCTGCGGTCGATCACCGACTACGAGTCCGGCGGCACGGTCGCGGGGGTCCTGGACTACTCCGACCCCGCGGTGCCGCCGACCCGCGAGGTGTACATCTCCAAGGCCGACCCGAACGCGCCGGGCGGGCTGACGGCCGTGGGTGAGTCGTTCACCTCCGATCTCGCGGAGGCGTACGAATTCACCGGCTGACCCGCGCCCTGCCCGGTCCCGCCCTGCGGCGGGGCCGGGCGGGGCTGCGCCCCCTCGGCGAAGGGAGGCCGTGACCCGGGGCCGCTCGGAGACCTTCTTGCTGATCGCAGTCTTCCTCGCCGCGCGGTTACGCCGTCGGCGCCGCAGGCCCCCTGGTGGTCGGCGGCCTCTTCGCGGTGACGGGCGGCTGGTCGGTGCCGTTGCTGCTGCTCCCGGGTCGCATCCG encodes the following:
- a CDS encoding ABC transporter substrate-binding protein gives rise to the protein MKRPLITSTCLALALAATSCGKAEEQGGGAVGGGGEGGATAAAPGVTEDTITLGALMDLTAVFAANSRSILQGANLYWDSVNADGGVCGREVELDVQDHGYDPQQAVSLYQTMSDNVLAIAPVLGSSVITALRPSFEEDDMLVGMAAWTSDVLPDPRFQITGTTYDVETINAIDWLTREHGLQSGDSIGVVYFEGDFGGSSLRGAEYAAEELGLTVVPHQIKPSDTDLSAQVNAMANEGVDAIIVAAASPQTASIASVAQSIGLDVPIVGNAPAFTPNLMDTPAGPALEENFYTSTSMAPPSLDEEGVTEFLTAYEAEYPDEEPIQNGAMYGYASAQIMHEVLMRACEEDDLTREGLLDALRSITDYESGGTVAGVLDYSDPAVPPTREVYISKADPNAPGGLTAVGESFTSDLAEAYEFTG